A single Lynx canadensis isolate LIC74 chromosome D2, mLynCan4.pri.v2, whole genome shotgun sequence DNA region contains:
- the LOC115526950 gene encoding liprin-alpha-1-like, translating into MKELLATLCTLVAKLEEDLDISRKDLILSEAMNTILQRDVREAMAQKEDMQDRITTLEKRCLRAQHKATSLHDLQDKLENEIAKKDSLHRQTADQNRQLQERLEVAERKLQQTPRKAKSLPEVAAEPAQRVATLCKSAVGHEYQSKLSKHSSQVHSIRGIRGKFGVQVDSVDQPAFLHGYHCDPVVFRADMAECRTRARFQG; encoded by the exons ATGAAAGAGCTCCTGGCTACCCTGTGCACTCTCGTGGCCAAGCTGGAAGAGGACCTAGACATCTCAAGGAAAGACCTCATCCTTTCTGAAGCAATGAACACCATATTACAAAGAGATGTCCGTGAA GCCATGGCCCAGAAGGAAGACATGCAAGACAGGATCACTACCCTTGAGAAGCGCTGCCTCAGGGCACAGCACAAAGCCACCTCTCTGCACGACCTCCAGGATAAACTTGAAAACGAGATCGCAAAGAAGGACTCTCTGCATCGACAG ACTGCGGATCAAAACCGCCAGTTGCAAGAGCGCCTGGAGGTGGCGGAGCGGAAGCTGCAGCAGACCCCGAGGAAGGCCAAGTCGCTGCCCGAGGTGGCAGCCGAGCCGGCCCAGAGGGTGGCCACCCTCTGCAAG TCAGCTGTCGGCCACGAGTATCAGTCGAAGCTCTCCAAGCACTCGTCCCAGGTCCACTCCATCAGGGGCATTCGAGGCAAGTTTGGTGTCCAGGTGGACAGCGTTGACCAG CCAGCCTTCCTGCATGGGTATCACTGTGACCCGGTGGTGTTCAGGGCAGACATGGCAGAGTGCCGCACACGTGCCCGTTTCCAGGGCTAA